A stretch of Lathyrus oleraceus cultivar Zhongwan6 chromosome 6, CAAS_Psat_ZW6_1.0, whole genome shotgun sequence DNA encodes these proteins:
- the LOC127092568 gene encoding uncharacterized protein LOC127092568: MPQLNSSSNFYKTRYMWWRPDPKSSEMEFEGNSDNAGRRVNLSNLAPVAPDQSGDGLPFAPENFPNPGDIWRWKAGRRISSNGNFRDRYLYLPRRLAASYRGGFKSKLAVERHVKEFFPDANIVDFFASFSWTIPSGLPGNMNPVAADGLLHQLELKEQPESDSDIGGCKAGNKTCTSLILEEQIENSPVAPCDICCVESKFCRECCCILCYKSVDSAYGGYSYIMCKVKLGDNICGHVCHLECALRSYSAGTVGGTIGLDAEYFCWRCDGRTELISHVNKLLQTCEAIDTDDDDGDIKEKILKLAICLLRGSEKTTAKELMSRITSAMSKLKHGTDTEDILNVGAKITANSSGYGNTAMETTDVDEGSLKHLNVQKGTKSFRYESELSKLDAEFDKAMEDLEKSQKFEYKLAEESLHTHKEYLLNISQQLDNDKSDLAGQSSTSGSSVLLQTIEKKNEELRQELKKFEEMKKIANGFGSTSKEVLDKHFGL, translated from the exons ATGCCTCAATTAAATTCTTCTAGTAATTTTTACAAAACCCGATATATGTGGTGGAGACCAGATCCAAAATCATCAG AGATGGAGTTTGAAGGAAACTCTGATAATGCTGGTCGCCGCGTCAACTTGTCAAATCTTGCACCGGTCGCACCCGATCAATCCGGCGATGGTTTACCTTTTGCGCCAGAAAACTTTCCGAATCCCGGCGACATTTGGCGGTGGAAAGCTGGCAGGAGAATTTCATCTAACGGTAACTTTAGGGACCGGTATCTGTATCTTCCTCGTCGTCTTGCTGCCTCTTACCGCGGTGGATTTAAAAGCAAGCTTGCCGTTGAACGCCACGTCAAAGAGTTCTTCCCTGACGCTAACATTGTTGATTTCTTCGCTTCTTTCAGCTGGACTATTCCTTCTGGTCTTCCTG GCAATATGAATCCTGTAGCTGCTGATGGACTTCTTCATCAGTTAGAATTGAAAGAGCAGCCTGAATCTGATTCTGACATTGGTGGATGCAAAGCTGGAAATAAGACCTGCACCAGTTTGATTTTGGAAGAACAAATAGAAAATTCACCTGTTGCACCGTGTGATATCTGTTGCGTTGAATCTAAATTTTGCCGCGAATGTTGCTGCATTCTTTGTTACAAATCAGTTGATTCGGCTTATGGCGGCTATAGTTATATCATGTGCAAAGTAAAACTAGGCGATAACATTTGCGGCCATGTCTGTCATCTGGAATGCGCTCTTCGATCTTATTCGGCTGGCACGGTTGGAGGAACCATTGGATTGGATGCTGAGTATTTTTGCTGGCGCTGTGATGGGAGGACTGAACTCATTTCTCATGTTAATAAGCTTCTACAGACATGTGAAGCTATTGATACAGATGATGACGACGGTGATATTAAGGAAAAAATTCTAAAGCTTGCTATTTGCCTCTTGCGCGGTTCAGAGAAAACCACTGCAAAGGAGCTTATGAGCCGTATTACATCGGCCATGTCAAAG CTCAAACATGGGACTGATACTGAAGATATTTTGAACGTTGGTGCCAAAATTACAGCTAATTCTTCAG GTTACGGCAATACTGCGATGGAAACTACAGATGTCGACGAAGGTTCTTTAAAGCATTTAAATGTTCAAAAAGGAACAAAATCTTTTCGTTATGAATCAGAGTTATCAAAACTTGATGCTGAGTTTGATAAGGCTATGGAGGATCTTGAAAAATCTCAAAAGTTTGAATATAAGCTGGCAGAGGAAAGCCTTCATACACATAAGGAATATTTACTAAATATTTCTCAGCAACTCGACAATGACAAGTCCGACTTAGCAGGGCAATCCAGCACGTCTGGCTCAAGTGTCTTGCTTCAGACTATTGAGAAAAAAAATGAAGAGCTAAGGCAGGAactgaagaaatttgaagaaatgAAGAAGATAGCTAATGGTTTTGGCAGCACATCCAAAGAAGTTTTAGACAAGCACTTTGGCTTGTAA